Genomic window (Prevotella melaninogenica ATCC 25845):
TGTGTCGATGGAACGGGGATTTTTATAACTTTATAGGGTGAGAATGAAGGAAAGAATACTAAAAGAAGATATAAGCTATTTTGCAGATACGTTTCCTTTCTCAGCAGCATTGGAAGGGAAGACGATAGCTGTAACAGGGGCAACAGGCTTGTTGGGTGCATGTATGGTACGTTGCCTGTTGGCTCTACGCACAGAAAAAGGTATCAACTTACACGTGGTGGCTGTTGTAAGGAACGTGCAGAAAGCAGAGAAAATGTTTGGTCAGGTAAGCGATGAAATTAGCTATTATTCCTATGACTTCTCTTGTGTTGAACCATTCGCACCTACGAAAAAGATAGACTACCTCTTCCATTTCGCTGCCCCTACAGCTTCAAAAGATTTCGTTGAACACCCTGTAGAGACGATGAATACTGTCTATGGCGGTATGCAAAACCTATTGTCTTACGCTCATCAGCATGGAGTAACTTCGATGGTGTTAGCCTCAACGTTAGAAGTCTATGGTACTGTCACTGACGACCGACGCCCACTCACCGAAGACATGCAGGGATATCTTGACCCAATGGCAACTCGTAGCAGTTATCCGTTAGCAAAGAGAGCTGCCGAGGCATTGTGTCATAATTATGCAGACGAGTACGGTGTTCACGTGAAAGTGGCACGTTTGGCACAGACCTTCGGTGCTGGTGTGAATGGTAATGACAATCGTGTCTTTGCGCAATTTGCACGCAGTGTTATGAAGAACGAGGATATCATTCTACATACGACAGGCGAGCTTAGTCGTTGCTATTGCTATACGATAGATGCCGTTACGGCAATGCTGTATATTCTCTTGCGTGGTAAGGATGGCGAAGCATACAATGTAGCAAACGAAGACACTTATATCTCTATCCGTGAGATGGCAGAGTTGGTTGCCTCGACGTTTAATCCTCAGAGCGTGAAGGTGGTGATACAGCCACAAGAGGGGTTAGGATATTCGCCAACAACAAAGCTCAGACTTGCCACACAGCGTATTCAGGAGTTAGGATGGAAACCTCATTATGGGTTAAAGGAGATGTTTCGTCGTCTCATCCTTTCAATGGAGGAAGAACTGGTATGAGTAGTTTTCTGCAACGAATAAGAGAGAGTCTTTTTCATGTTTACGACCGAAAAGACTTGCGAAGATGGGAGGACGACCCGAAGAGTGAGCTGCCAATCTATGGTGTTTATCATGTCATGTTAGACACTGGATGGGAGCCATTGGTGAGAAGGCAGATTGATAATCTACGTAAGAGTGGTCTGCTGGATGCGACAACGACTTTCTTCGTGAGTTGTATAGCAGGCAATCAAGCAGATGTGGAATGTTTGAAGCGTATTATCAATAGTGATAAACTCGTAATAATATCCAATGTTACCGACCCTAAGCGGTATGAGTATCCTGCCTTAGAGTTCATTAAGCAACTATCTGAAAGGGAGGATTGTCTCTTCTATTACTTCCATACGAAGGGTATCTCTTACCAGTCGCTAACCTCTAACGACCGTCTCTTCTGCTCTTTTAAGAAGAAGATAGAGGCTTGGAGAGAGATGTTGGAATATTTCATCTTTGATAAGTGGAAGGTTGCCGTGAATGTTCTGAATGAAGGATACGATACCTATAGCTGTTATCGATGGCCACCACGCAACTATACAATGTATTCTGGTAGTTTCTGGTGGGCAAGGTCGGCTTATATAAGGACACTACCAACTTTTGATAAAGCGGTTATTTCTACCAATCGTTTCTATTCTGAGGTATGGCTTTTTGAGCGAAATCATCGACAGTTCTCGGCATTTGACACAATAGCCGACCTCTACTTTGTAAGGATTCCTCGTTCTGTCTATACGGACGAGCAGACAAAGTGGTTTGATAAGGTTTGTTTCTCGTTTACTTATAATATGCGGAAAATAGAAAAGCATATCTTCAAATACAATTATAAGAAACGGTGTCAGAAACGTTTCCAGAAACTTAAGAATGAGATATAATATAAGGTGATGGATTGTTTAGAGAGGTATGTTCTCACTCAATCCTCCTCGTTCTTGATAAATATTCTTTTATATGTAAGCACTTAGGGTTGGGGACCAATATGCGTTCCCAGCCTTCTTGTTAGTTGTACTTCCTTATTACCTCTATTTGATATGAGAATTATTTTCCTGTCATATCTGTCATCCCTTGTGTGCGTTTAACATCCTGATAATCAAAAGGAATTGTTCAAATGTTAAAATGACAGCAACTAAAACTAAAATTAATTTGGGAGTAATAGTCGCGTTTATCTTCCTTATTTAGATAAGTAAGATCACTCCCTATCTGAGGAGAATAACTTTTATTCTAAGTATTATGATATTTGTAAAACCATCCTATTATTAGTCGGTTATTTGCCTGTCAGTATACAATATGGATAATCTACTGTTGCAAATTGTTCATGTGAAACAGCTTAATA
Coding sequences:
- a CDS encoding NAD-dependent epimerase/dehydratase family protein, which translates into the protein MKERILKEDISYFADTFPFSAALEGKTIAVTGATGLLGACMVRCLLALRTEKGINLHVVAVVRNVQKAEKMFGQVSDEISYYSYDFSCVEPFAPTKKIDYLFHFAAPTASKDFVEHPVETMNTVYGGMQNLLSYAHQHGVTSMVLASTLEVYGTVTDDRRPLTEDMQGYLDPMATRSSYPLAKRAAEALCHNYADEYGVHVKVARLAQTFGAGVNGNDNRVFAQFARSVMKNEDIILHTTGELSRCYCYTIDAVTAMLYILLRGKDGEAYNVANEDTYISIREMAELVASTFNPQSVKVVIQPQEGLGYSPTTKLRLATQRIQELGWKPHYGLKEMFRRLILSMEEELV